In the genome of Dermacentor variabilis isolate Ectoservices chromosome 5, ASM5094787v1, whole genome shotgun sequence, one region contains:
- the LOC142582020 gene encoding uncharacterized protein LOC142582020, whose translation MVLILKQISAAIVVCYFSQVFAEAGRVKRLPNCPMSCDNVVCEAVDASRCTGNKMLRHNAGPCQCCDRCIIQLQNGETCKDAYLWGDEAPLAECLQGHRCDPTTGRCTPESQINWFPFDN comes from the exons ATGGTACTTATATTGAAGCAGATATCAGCAGCGATTGTGGTCTGCTATTTCAGCCAAGTGTTTGCAGAAGCAGGACGGGTGAAAAGGCTGCCAAATTGTCCGATGTCTTGCGATAATGTTGTTTGCGAGGCCGTCGACGCGTCCAGATGCACCGGAAATAAGATGTTGCGGCACAACGCCGGACCATGCCAGTGCTGCGACCGGTGCATCATACAGCTAC AGAACGGTGAAACCTGCAAGGATGCCTACCTGTGGGGTGACGAGGCGCCGCTGGCCGAATGCCTACAGGGCCACCGTTGCGACCCGACCACTGGCAGGTGCACCCCGGAGTCCCAGATAAACTGGTTTCCCTTCGACAACTGA